The Candidatus Manganitrophaceae bacterium sequence TTTTCCGCTGCTTCGATCCGTCATCCTTACATAGAGAGCGATAGAGACACTTGGATCGAGACAGCTGATAGAGATACCGACCCGTAAAGCGGTCCTCCTCTCGCCAGGAGACACTCCATCCCTCCATGAGGGGCACGATCGACCCCTTTTGGGTAGAGAGGCGTCCGAGCGTAACGGACCCAGGCGATACTTCTTATCCTCTATTATCAGTCAAAGAATCACTTCTTCTACCGCGACCGTTTATGGCTCAACCGATACTTTGATCTCCTTATGCTCGTGCGACTCCGGCTTGTTTCCATGGGACCAGGTATGTTCGTAGGCGATGATCTTCCAGCGTTGCTCCTCGGTCAACTTTTCTTTCCATGCCGGCATCTTCGTCTTGGAAACCCCTTCCGAAACCCTCCAGAACCAGTAGCTGTCCGAATATTCGTTTATCTTCTTGCCGACGCGAAAGTCGCGGGCGCCCCGCTGTTTGGGCCGATCTTTTTCTTTATCAATGGCGTGACAGGTAGAACAGCCTTCCTTAACCTCTTCTTTCTTTCCCTTGTATTCAAACTCGAGGGTGGCGGTCTCAAAAAGCTTTTTCCCTTCCTCTATGATCTTCGGATCGGTCCACCAGCCCTTCGGCATATGCTTGTCGGCATAGACCTTCGGAACCGGCTTCAACGGCTTGTCTTCCTCATCATCGGCCGCGGCGACAAACGCCGGAGCGACCAGAACAGCAACGGCAACCAAACTCAAAAGAAAAAAGCGGAATTCGCGTTTCGTCATCTTTTCCTCTCGTTGATGTATGAGATCTACCCAGAACTCCTCGTTTCAGCTGGATGAAAGAGCCGCCGCATGAATGTCCTAAGAATGTGGCCCGGCGGTCCCTTTCTCTTGTTTCTTATCTTGACTATTAAAGCGATCAAGCGTGTGACATGCAACACAATTTTTATCTTTGACTAATTTTTCTCCCTTCGCCACCAGATCGGGGCGGGCCGGAGCCGGCTCAGAGACGGTCGCGACCTGGGACATCCCTCCGCCGACACTGTAGATGTAAGCGATGAGCGAGCGGATCTCCGGGTCGGGAATCCCGAAGTTCGGCATGTTCACATCGGGCCGAATCGCCTGCGGATTTTTCAGCCAATAAAAGACCCATTCCGGCCGCAGCCGCTTGGCCGCTTCTGAGAGATCGGGGCCGACGACACCCCCCGCCCCCGCGTTGGCGGTCTTGTGGCAAGCATCGCAGGCATATTTGTCGGTAAAAAGCCGTTTTCCTTTTTCTACTTCGGCCGGGTCTGAAAGATTCGCCCCGGACAACGGGGAAGCGGAAATCCCATCGTCTTTTTGTGTCATCAAGAAGGTGGTCAGGGCGGCCACTTCTTCGTCGCTTAACTGAAAATTGGGCATCTTTGTTTTTGTCAGCGGAACATAGCCGACGGGACGAATCCGTCCCGGATCTTTCAGGAATTTCGAGAGCCACTCCCGATTTAACTTGGTTCCCTCATGGCCGAGGTTCGGCGCCAGCGTCGGATGCTGCCCCTGTTTGATATGGCAGACCTGGCACTCGGCCTTCCCTTCCCGCCGCAGATCGGAGACACGAACCTCCCTGGAAGACTCCGCGGAGCCCTTTTTATTTAAGGTGCGGATATAGGCGATGAGGTCGCGAATATGATCACCGGAGAGGGTCTTTCCCCAAGGAGGCATCGAGACGGAGAGTTCCACTGCCCCGCCCCCCTTTTCTATGACTTCATATATTTCATTGTCGGAAAGGCCCTGGACTTCTTCGCTGGTCAAATCGGAAGGGTGTGGATCGAGGTTGTCTGCGTTGACGCCGTTTCCCTTTGCGGAAAGGCCATGACAGACGGCACAGTAATGCTTAAAAACACGCTTCCCTTCTGCAGCGTTCCCCTTTGCCTGGAACGAAGGAGCAGACGGAGCAGGGGATTCTTTTTTTATATTTTTTGCGGGAGCCGCCTCAGAGAGAGAAGCGGCAAAAAAAAGGAAAGAAAGGAGGCTTGCTAAAAGAACCGCTCTTTTATTAAACAATCTTATCCCCTTATCACTGGATAATGAAGTGCCAAAACCATCCCCGGACATCGACATAAAGAGGGAGAGATGGAAGACAGGGAGACTGATGTTGCTGAATTTTCGGTATGGAAAGGAGAGAAGCTGTATCCAACCGATAGAGAAGAAAACAATCCGGCTCCATGTCTAATGGAGATACCCCTTGGCCTTCTAGAAACTTAAACGTTATACTTAAAAAATTTCAGGATAAGACCAGTGTTTTACCGAACAGAATCGTCCAGCGCCGACCCAAAATCGAACAGGATACACACTTCTCAAAGACACACAAGATGCGAATTCTTTTGAAAGATTTGCACTTATAGCATACATTCCCAGGCTTGTCAATACTTTTATGGCCTTTTTCTCCCAAAAGTCAACTTGTTCTACGCGTTTGGTCCCATCACAAAACGGCAGCGCGATCTCGATCAAGCAACAGGACCCAGAGGGGTTTTCGAGATGGGATCGAACCGACCCATACAACGCGCTTCGATGTACATCGGTGGGAGTTTCTCTGCGCGGCTTTGCGCGGCTTTGCACGATTTCGCACGATTTCGAATGAGCAGCGGTCTCCTCATCGATAGAAGAGCTTTTGTGCAAAACCTTACTCCAGGCGGTACGATACCGCGAGCCATGCCGAAACATGTAAACGAGAAAATGCGATGCGATTAAGCGGGGTGCGTAGGAATGGCCGGTCTTATTCCCGGCCATTCCTTATTTAAAATTTAAACCCTTGGGGAGAATTTCAGGCAAGCAGAGTCACAGTGTAAGAAAGGAACCGGCCGTTCCTTATTTGGAATCGGCGAGATAACCGAGGACATCCTGCTCCCGGACCAGAACGATTTCGTCGCGGTCGATCTCAATCCGGCGCGCCGCATATTTTTCGTAGAGAATGTGTTCGCCCGGCTTGACGGTTGTTTTGACGAACTTCTTCTCCTTCATTTTCCCTTTTGTATCTTTCTCCTCAATATATTTACCCTCTCCGACCGCGATCACCTTTCCACTCTCGGGGGCTTCCCGGGCCGCATCGGGGACGATGATTCCTCCGGCCGTTTTCTCCATCGCTTCATCCGGCTGAACGACAACCCAATCTTGCAACGGTTTTACCTTCATCTTCTCCTCCTCTTTGTCTTAATGTCTAATCAATGATCAGCCTCTTGAACGCCTCTTATAAATAATCGATCTGATCCGAAAGATCAAGTTCGCGTCGATTCTAGAAAAGGGACGGCTGCTCCTCCGATCCAGGATAGGTAATGCGGGCCCCTTCCACCTTGGCAAAGGGGGTGATCTGATGTACTTTGGTATCGGTGAGGGAGAGGATATGGCAGACTGTGACCCCTCGCACCACCAGCGCATCCGAGATGAGAGAGCGATGACACTTCCAAGGAACGGCCTCGGCACACATCAAGGCGGTTTTTTTCCCTCGGCACTCGGACAAGAGAAGGTCGATCCCCTCTCGAAACGCTTCCGTCTGCATATAATCGGCATAGCCGCGAAAACTGGCGTTTCGCCAACCTTGATTGGACCGATCCGAATCGCGGCCTTTTCGGAGACCGCCGAGCGCCGGATGATGAAGGTAGGCGACCCCCTGCGTCGGCAAGCGGGCGTGAAGATGCTCCCGATTAAATTGTGGAACGCGCCGCGACCGCGGCACGGTTCGAACATCAACCAAGAGCTGAATTTGATACCGGGTCAAAAGCGCCAGAAACGCCTCCTCCGTCCGGGTCGAATGTCCAAGGGTGTAGAGCGTCTCCCTCTCTTTCTCATCCAAGGCGATCTCCTCCTACGGTCGAGCGGCCCTTCCGAATTTTATCTCGTTCCAAGCCGGGAATACAATCGTCCGCTTCGTGGCGCGTCCTCGATCGGACCGCGGACCGCGCTTGCGACGACTCCCACTCTTTATTCTTATCCCTACAAGAAATACTATTTCGGTCGAGCGTCCAGCCGCCCCCCCATACCGGTAGGATATATGTTATATTTTCAAAGAGGACATAAACGCAGGGGCGCATGGACATCAGAGACTGGGATCAAATTGCAGGCCGGTATAACGAGGAGATCATCTCCCCCTTTCAAGAAGGGGTCGTTAATCCTCTCTTTGAAGAGATCCTCGCCCTTCCCGCCAAAGCGGGGAAACGGGTCGCCGACCTCGGCTGCGGCACCGGCCCGCTCCTGCCGTTTTTATCGCAGCATTTCGGTCAGGTCGCGGCGGTCGATTTCTCCCCGAAAATGTTGGAGGCGGCCCGAAAGCGGACGCAGGCCAAGAACATCTCCTTTCATCGCTCCTCGTTGACCGACCTCTCCCCCTTTTATAATCAATTTGATATCGCCGTCGCGGTCAACTCCATCCTTTTCCCCTCCTCCAAAAGCATCGACACCATCTTGTCGGAGATCCAAAAAGCGCTCCTGCCGGAGGGGGTCCTCATGGCGATTTTCCCCTCAATGGAGGTGATCCTCTATCAAGGGGCGTTAATCTTTGATCGGGAAATCGAAAAAATCGGCGATGAAGAAAAAGCGCTCTCCGCCGCCAAGCGCATTTTGGAGCGCCGGAAGTTCGATTTCATCAGCGGGATTTACGACGACCACGGCCTCAAACAAAAATTTTTCTATGAGTTCGAGATCAAGCATCGACTCAAGAAGTCGGGCTTCAAGAATATCCGGATCAAAAAGGTCCTCTACCCCTGGGGCGGCCAGATCGGCGGCTTCGAGCATTTCCACGACCAGCCCCGTCTCTGGGACTGGTTCATCACCGCCAAACCCCACAAATAACGAATCCGCTCCTTATTTTCATCCAATTTCTCACCGACGTTTTCGCTCTCGTCGTCTGCTCGTTCATGTGAAAACACTGTTTGGGCTTTGTCTCGCGTCTCACAGCCGAAGGTCGTGGGGTTTCACCCCACCCCCCACCGTGGGGCCGTCTTGCCACGTTGATATTCTGTGGGAGCGGCGCTGGGAGAAGAAGGTTGGTCTCCGATCTTCACACCAGGTGCGCCCTACCCCACACCCAAGGCTTCCCCAGCCAGCGGGGCTTCCCCCGGGGCTTTTGAAATAAAGATCGTAAGCGACTGCGCGGCAAGGGCGTACTACGCCCCCCCACTCTGCTGCGTTTTATATCAGACGGTTCACCTACCGAATCAGGTCACCTGTCGAAGCACCATCCGCGGTGCCCTCCCGCGCGTGGTGCAAGTTGTGACCGTGGGGGGGAGCAGGGGGGGAGCCCCCCCGCTGCACGGGGAGGCCGGAGGGGGCCGGGCAGTCGGCCCCCACGGTGGGGGTGGGGTGAAACCCCACGACCTTAAGGCAGGTGGGTCTTGGACCAAAGCCCCCATTCCATCGCCCTTGATCCCATCAAATCGATCTTAACACGGCCTCTCTCCCCTTCTTGTTCAGTTGCAATAAAACGTCGCTTCTTTTAAAATATCTTTCTCATTACCCAGTCTTTTGTAAGGAGGAAGCATGTTCAGCCGACATCTAAGAAAAATCGCGCAGCCGATCTGGGATGCGCAGCTAAAACATCCCTTTGTAGAGGCCCTCGGCGATGGCTCCCTGCCGGAGCAGAAATTCCGGTTTTATATCATTCAAGATGCGCTCTTTCTGTTCGAACTGGCGAAGATCTTCTCGTCGGCCGGCCAGAAAAGCCCCGATGCCGAAACGATGGAGAAATTCACGCAGCTCGCCGCCGAAACGCTGCAAGTCGAACGGGGGCTTCACAAAGAATACGGCAAGCGCTGGAAGATGACCGAGGGCGAGATGGCCGCCTTTCCGATGGCCCCGACCAACTATGCTTACACCCGCCACATGCTCCAGGTCGCCGCCACCGGCACCCTCGCCGAAACGACGGCGGTCGCCCTCCCCTGCGCGTGGATTTATGTCGAGGTCGGACGGCGTTTAACGAAAGAGGGACCCCCGCCCGATCGGCATCCCTATAAAAATTGGCTCGCTCTTTATTCTTCTCCGGAATTCGCCGAGGTCGCCCATTGGATGTGCGAGAAGGTCGATCTATGGGCCAAAGGGGCCGGCACCGATGAGAAGCTCCGGATGGAGAGCCACTTTGTGATCAGCTCCCGGTATGAGTGGATGTTCTGGGAGATGGCCTGGAAGGAAGAGCGATGGCCGGTATAGCCGATGCCGATAAACCGGCCTCCTCAATCGCGCAGATCCTGACGATTGCCGGCTCCGACTCCGGCGGCGGGGCCGGCATCCAAGCCGACATCAAAGCGATCCAGGCGAACGGCGCGTTCGCGATGTCGGTCCTCACCTCGATCACGGCGCAAAACACCCGCACCGTGACGACCGCGTTTGACCTTCCGCTCAGGGTGGTAGAGGCGCAGATCCGGGCGATCTTCGATGATTTCACCGTCGCCGCCGTCAAGACCGGGATGCTCTCCTCTAAAGCGATCGTCAAGCGGGTGGCGCTTCTGCTCAAAGAAGTCGGCGCCCCGAACCTCGTCGTCGATCCGGTCATGGTCTCCAAAAGCGGCTATCCGCTCCTGAAACCGGACGCGATCACACTGATGCGGACCGATCTGTTTCCGCTGGCGGCGCTGGTGACGCCGAACATCCACGAGGCCGAACTGTTGACCGGGATGAAGATCCGAACCCTCTCCGACGCGGAGGCCGCCGCACGTAAGATCCATCCGCTCGGCTGCCGTGCCGTTCTGATCAAGGGAGGACACCTGTTGGAAGAGCGGGGATGTGACCTCCTCTTCGACGGGAAGGAGACCACCCTCTATCGAACCGAGTTTATCGACTCGCAGCACACCCATGGAACCGGCTGCACCTACTCCGCCGCCATCGCCGCACGCCTCGGACAGGGGAAGCCGCTCAAAGAGGCGATCCGGGAGGCGAAAGGCTATGTCACCGAGGCGATCCGCCACGGCCTCGCCATCGGCCATGGACAGGGACCGACCGATCATTTCTACTTCCTCCCGTCCCGAACCGTATGACGGCACTCCCTATGACCCCGCTACGGTTAATTGACCGCTTCGATCACTTTCTGATCGATCTCGACGGGGTGGTCTATATCGGCGACCGGCCGACCCCCCGCGCCGCCGAGACGCTGAATGCTTTGCATGCCGCCGGAAAGAAACGGCGCTTCATTACGAACGACCCCCGGCACACCGCCGACGTCTATGCGCAAAAACTCCGCCGCCTCGACATCCCCGCCGAGCCGACTGAGTTTTTGACCTCCGGACGCGCCGCCGCGCTCTATCTACAGAAGGAAGGACGCCTCTCGGAACCGGTCTTCGTCGTCGGGAGCGACGGCCTCCGATCGGAGATTGAATCGGTGGGAGGATGCGTGCTGGAAGGAGCGGAGGGGGTTGGGGCGCGGATCGTCGTGGTGGGAGGACACGAAGCGTTCTCGTATCCGGAGCTAAAGATCGCCGCCCTCGCCATCCAACGCGGGGCGACCTTTATTGCGACGAACCGAGATGCCACTTTTCCGATGCCTGACGGGCTCTGGCCCGGCACCGGGCCGATCGTCGCCGCCATTGAGTATGCCACCGGCGTGGCGCCGGTCGTCGTCGGAAAGCCGGAGAAGGCGGTCTTTGAGATCGCGCTCGGCCTCTTCCCACCGGGGGGGAGAACCGCGATGATCGGCGACCGGCTCGACTCGGACATTTTGGGCGGCCGGCGCGCCGGGCTTGCGACGATTCTGGTCCTCTCCGGCTGCACCTCACGGACCGAGGCGGAGCGAAGCCCGATCCATCCCGATTATATTATCGAGAACCTTGCGCAGATTGCCACGCCGCTTTCTTGATCGAGAAAAGATCGAGGTCGACCAGCGGCCCCTTCGACGAGAGCCGCCCTTGAAACCGTCCCTCACACGTCATCCCGACTTTTTCCAAGACACGGATCGAAGCAAGGTTGTTCGGAAGCGACTTTGCTTCCACCCGGTCCAAACCCATCCCCTCGAATCCAAAACCGACGACCGCGCGGCACGCTTCGGTCATGTAGCCGCGGCCGGTATAGATATTCATCAAGATGAATCCGACTTCCGCGCTGCGCGCCTCCCGCTCCCAGCGGATATAGCCGATCGTTCCGATCGGCTGATCGCTCTCAGCAAGGTGGATTTTCCAGTTGCTCGGAAGACCCGGCAGCGCCTGCGCCGCGGCGTCGCGGCCGTTCCAGGCGAAGGCCGGCTGCACGGCATCGTCG is a genomic window containing:
- a CDS encoding DUF488 domain-containing protein; the encoded protein is MDEKERETLYTLGHSTRTEEAFLALLTRYQIQLLVDVRTVPRSRRVPQFNREHLHARLPTQGVAYLHHPALGGLRKGRDSDRSNQGWRNASFRGYADYMQTEAFREGIDLLLSECRGKKTALMCAEAVPWKCHRSLISDALVVRGVTVCHILSLTDTKVHQITPFAKVEGARITYPGSEEQPSLF
- a CDS encoding HAD-IIA family hydrolase, giving the protein MTPLRLIDRFDHFLIDLDGVVYIGDRPTPRAAETLNALHAAGKKRRFITNDPRHTADVYAQKLRRLDIPAEPTEFLTSGRAAALYLQKEGRLSEPVFVVGSDGLRSEIESVGGCVLEGAEGVGARIVVVGGHEAFSYPELKIAALAIQRGATFIATNRDATFPMPDGLWPGTGPIVAAIEYATGVAPVVVGKPEKAVFEIALGLFPPGGRTAMIGDRLDSDILGGRRAGLATILVLSGCTSRTEAERSPIHPDYIIENLAQIATPLS
- a CDS encoding GNAT family N-acetyltransferase, which gives rise to MPWTPPPLKTEHLYLVGPDDAVQPAFAWNGRDAAAQALPGLPSNWKIHLAESDQPIGTIGYIRWEREARSAEVGFILMNIYTGRGYMTEACRAVVGFGFEGMGLDRVEAKSLPNNLASIRVLEKVGMTCEGRFQGRLSSKGPLVDLDLFSIKKAAWQSAQGSR
- a CDS encoding class I SAM-dependent methyltransferase codes for the protein MDIRDWDQIAGRYNEEIISPFQEGVVNPLFEEILALPAKAGKRVADLGCGTGPLLPFLSQHFGQVAAVDFSPKMLEAARKRTQAKNISFHRSSLTDLSPFYNQFDIAVAVNSILFPSSKSIDTILSEIQKALLPEGVLMAIFPSMEVILYQGALIFDREIEKIGDEEKALSAAKRILERRKFDFISGIYDDHGLKQKFFYEFEIKHRLKKSGFKNIRIKKVLYPWGGQIGGFEHFHDQPRLWDWFITAKPHK
- the tenA gene encoding thiaminase II → MFSRHLRKIAQPIWDAQLKHPFVEALGDGSLPEQKFRFYIIQDALFLFELAKIFSSAGQKSPDAETMEKFTQLAAETLQVERGLHKEYGKRWKMTEGEMAAFPMAPTNYAYTRHMLQVAATGTLAETTAVALPCAWIYVEVGRRLTKEGPPPDRHPYKNWLALYSSPEFAEVAHWMCEKVDLWAKGAGTDEKLRMESHFVISSRYEWMFWEMAWKEERWPV
- a CDS encoding c-type cytochrome; translation: MFNKRAVLLASLLSFLFFAASLSEAAPAKNIKKESPAPSAPSFQAKGNAAEGKRVFKHYCAVCHGLSAKGNGVNADNLDPHPSDLTSEEVQGLSDNEIYEVIEKGGGAVELSVSMPPWGKTLSGDHIRDLIAYIRTLNKKGSAESSREVRVSDLRREGKAECQVCHIKQGQHPTLAPNLGHEGTKLNREWLSKFLKDPGRIRPVGYVPLTKTKMPNFQLSDEEVAALTTFLMTQKDDGISASPLSGANLSDPAEVEKGKRLFTDKYACDACHKTANAGAGGVVGPDLSEAAKRLRPEWVFYWLKNPQAIRPDVNMPNFGIPDPEIRSLIAYIYSVGGGMSQVATVSEPAPARPDLVAKGEKLVKDKNCVACHTLDRFNSQDKKQEKGTAGPHS
- a CDS encoding co-chaperone GroES produces the protein MKVKPLQDWVVVQPDEAMEKTAGGIIVPDAAREAPESGKVIAVGEGKYIEEKDTKGKMKEKKFVKTTVKPGEHILYEKYAARRIEIDRDEIVLVREQDVLGYLADSK
- the thiD gene encoding bifunctional hydroxymethylpyrimidine kinase/phosphomethylpyrimidine kinase, with amino-acid sequence MAQILTIAGSDSGGGAGIQADIKAIQANGAFAMSVLTSITAQNTRTVTTAFDLPLRVVEAQIRAIFDDFTVAAVKTGMLSSKAIVKRVALLLKEVGAPNLVVDPVMVSKSGYPLLKPDAITLMRTDLFPLAALVTPNIHEAELLTGMKIRTLSDAEAAARKIHPLGCRAVLIKGGHLLEERGCDLLFDGKETTLYRTEFIDSQHTHGTGCTYSAAIAARLGQGKPLKEAIREAKGYVTEAIRHGLAIGHGQGPTDHFYFLPSRTV
- a CDS encoding cytochrome c — encoded protein: MTKREFRFFLLSLVAVAVLVAPAFVAAADDEEDKPLKPVPKVYADKHMPKGWWTDPKIIEEGKKLFETATLEFEYKGKKEEVKEGCSTCHAIDKEKDRPKQRGARDFRVGKKINEYSDSYWFWRVSEGVSKTKMPAWKEKLTEEQRWKIIAYEHTWSHGNKPESHEHKEIKVSVEP